In the genome of Chryseobacterium phocaeense, the window AGATAAGATCTCCAATGGAAAAAGGAATCCAGCTGAAGAGCTGTTGATGAATTTTTTTCTGCCATTCAAAGAACTGTTCAAAGAAAGAAATCATTGCTCCTGATTTCGAGAAGCCATAGAACAAAAGAAATTGGGCAAGTAATACACCTGCCCAAAACCTTTTTTTATATATTATTTTTATGGTATTAATGTCCACTGCCTTTTGATATTTTGTCCAGATCAATACCCTGAGATTTTAAGATCCCTGTTACACGGATTGCATAGAACGCAAGATAAGCAAAACAGATCACACCTACGATATAACTCATATGAATAGTTGTTAAATCAGCAATATATCCCTGGATTAAACTTACTACACCTCCTCCCATAATCATCATGATCAGTAATCCGGAACCCTGGTTCGTATGTTTTCCAAGACCGTTGATGGCAAGGGCGAAGATACAAGGCCACAGCGTAGAGCAGAATAGACCTACACTTGTAAAGGCATACACAGATACCATTCCTGATGTAAACATTCCGATCAGTAAAGCAGCGATCCCTGCTACAGAGAAAATCAAAAGCATTCTTGCAGGATTTCCTTTGCTCATAATATCGCAGATGATCATCACGATAATCACAGCACCGTAAATATAGAACGGGGAAAGGTCATGCTTTGCAATCGCATTTACCAGTAAAAATACCCCGAAAGCAAGATAAGGCGCAAGGAATCTTAAGATCTTTTTGAATCCGGCGCTCAGATCAAATGCTTCAACAGCACCTGTCCAACGGCCGATCATCAGAGATGCCCAGTACAATGAAATATATGGAGCTACATCTTTCGTCTCAAATCCTAAGCTTTTTTCCATATACGCAGGAAGGTTGCTTGCTGTAGAAACTTCTACGCCCACATAGACAAAAATCGCGATCATACCCATAACCAATTGCGGATACTGGAAGGCAGAGGTTTTGTGATCCCCCGGAACAACATCATCTGTATCTTTGGTATTGGTAGGAGTAACTGCCGGAAGTGAAGAAAATTTAAGCATAATGGCTACCAGCACGAAGGCGGCACCCAGCATCAGATAAGGAATCTTCACACTCTCAATACTGGCTTCCGTATTAGCCGCAGTGGCAGAACCGAAAATAGCAAATGACACGAGAAGCGGTCCTATGGTAGTTCCCAGGTTATTAATTCCTCCCGCCATAGTCAATCTTTGAGATCCCGTTTCAGTTGGACCCACTTCAATAGCCAACGGATTGGCGACGATCTGCTGTAAAGAGAACCCAAGCCCTACAATGAATAAACCGGAGATCATTAACGGAAACGATGCCATATTCGCTGCCGGATAAAATAATAAAGTTCCGGCCGCAGAAATCAGAAGCCCCAAAATCAAGCCGTTTTTGTAGCCTATTTTGTTGATCAGA includes:
- a CDS encoding MFS transporter, with protein sequence MSNYSKQTNWGQFIPLVTVFFFWGFVAASNDILIPVFQKAFKLSQTESMLVQICFYVAYTVGSLIYMVVSKGLKQDLINKIGYKNGLILGLLISAAGTLLFYPAANMASFPLMISGLFIVGLGFSLQQIVANPLAIEVGPTETGSQRLTMAGGINNLGTTIGPLLVSFAIFGSATAANTEASIESVKIPYLMLGAAFVLVAIMLKFSSLPAVTPTNTKDTDDVVPGDHKTSAFQYPQLVMGMIAIFVYVGVEVSTASNLPAYMEKSLGFETKDVAPYISLYWASLMIGRWTGAVEAFDLSAGFKKILRFLAPYLAFGVFLLVNAIAKHDLSPFYIYGAVIIVMIICDIMSKGNPARMLLIFSVAGIAALLIGMFTSGMVSVYAFTSVGLFCSTLWPCIFALAINGLGKHTNQGSGLLIMMIMGGGVVSLIQGYIADLTTIHMSYIVGVICFAYLAFYAIRVTGILKSQGIDLDKISKGSGH